Proteins encoded by one window of Venturia canescens isolate UGA chromosome 2, ASM1945775v1, whole genome shotgun sequence:
- the alpha-Cat gene encoding catenin alpha isoform X1 yields MSDHFGPITLKWDPKNLEIRTMSVEKTLEPLVLQVTTLVNTKGPSKKKKGKSKRASALVGTVEKATANFIEKGEQIAYENPDITAEMLCAVEEVRKTGAAMSIAAREFSEDPCSSLKRGNMVRAARNLLSAVTRLLILADMVDVHLLLKSLYVVEDDLKKLKNASSQGELLENIKQFGRNATELMNQAAKRQQELKDPQLRDDLAAARAVLKKHSTMLFTASKVYVRHPELAAAKANRDYVLKQVCEAVNTMNDVAQGKTPSDGQHPYEGPGELAAALDDFDERMVMSPLAYNEVRTRPSLEERLESIISGAALMADSSCTRDERRERIVAECNAVRQALQDLLSEYMNNLQLARGGKRMGVKEQTDGLERAIDHMCRKTRDLRRQLRKAVVDHVSDSFLETSVPLLVLIEAARNGRDKEVEEYALVFTEHANKLVEVANLVCSMSGNEDGVKMVRYAAAQIENLCPQVINAARVLAARPRSKVAQDNMEVFRQAWENEVRVLTEAVDDITTIDDFLAVSENHILEDVNKCVLALQEGDADTLDRTAGAIRGRSARVCNVVQAEMDNYEPCIYTKRVLEAVKVLRDQVMPKFAQRVEVAVDALGSNPPKDVDENDFIDASRLVYDGVREIRRAVLMNRADEDLDPEDVELDEHYTLETRSKSSAQTGEHGVDEYPEISGITTAREAMRKMPEEDKQKILQQVEFFRSEKLKFDKEVAKWDDAGNDIIVLAKHMCMIMMEMTDFTRGRGPLKTTMDVITAAKKISEAGTKLDKLTRQIADQCPESSTKKDLLAYLQRIALYCHQMNITSKVKADVQNISGELIVSGLDSATSLIQAAKNLMNAVVLTVKASYVASTKYPRQSTVTYSPIVVWKMKAPEKKPLVRPERPEEVRAKVRKGSQKKVQNPIHALSEFQSPTESV; encoded by the exons ATGTCTGATCACTTTGGGCCTATAACCCTGAAATGGGATCcaaaaaatttagaaatcCGTACAATGTCGgttgaaaaaactttggaGCCTTTGGTGCTTCAAGTTACTACACTCGTCAATACCAAAGGCCCgagcaagaagaaaaaaggcaaaTCCAAAAGAGCTAGTGCTCTTGTTGGCACTGTTGAAAAAGCTACTGCtaactttattgaaaaaggtgAACAGATTGCTTATGAGAATCCTGACATAACTGCTGAAATGTTATGTGCCGTAGAAGAGGTCAGAAAAACGGGTGCTGCCATGAGTATCGCTGCCAg AGAATTTTCGGAGGATCCATGTTCTTCACTGAAGCGTGGTAACATGGTCAGAGCAGCAAGAAATTTATTGTCTGCGGTGACACGTTTGTTGATTCTGGCGGATATGGTGGACGTGCATTTGCTGTTGAAATCGCTTTATGTGGTGGAagatgatttgaaaaaattgaaaaatgcctCGTCGCAAGGTgaattattggagaatatCAAGCAGTTTGGTAGAAATGCAACGGAGCTTATGAATCAAGCAGCAAAGCGTCAACAAGAGTTGAAAGATCCACAACTGCGAGATGATTTGGCAGCTGCTCGCGCAGTCTTGAAAAAGCACTCTACAATGCTTTTCACCGCATCCAAAGTTTATGTACGTCATCCAGAATTGGCGGCTGCCAAAGCGAATCGCGATTAcgtattgaagcaagtttgcGAAGCTGTTAACACTATGAACGATGTGGCACAAGGGAAAACACCTTCCGATGGTCAACATCCTTACGAAGGTCCTGGTGAATTGGCTGCTGCTCTTGACGACTTTGACGAAAGAATGGTCATGTCGCCTCTTGCTTATAACGAGGTTCGAACGCGTCCGAGTCTGGAAGAAAGACTTGAGAGCATTATCAGCGGTGCTGCTCTCATGGCGGATTCTTCGTGCACTCGTGACGAAAGACGCGAACGCATCGTCGCCGAATGCAACGCCGTTAGACAAGCTCTTCAAGATTTGTTGAGCGAATACATGAATAAC TTACAGCTCGCCCGGGGTGGGAAAAgg ATGGGCGTCAAGGAACAAACCGATGGTTTGGAACGAGCTATAGATCACATGTGCCGAAAAACACGAGATTTGCGCAGGCAACTTCGTAAGGCCGTGGTCGATCACGTCTCGGACAGTTTTCTCGAAACCAGCGTACCACTGTTGGTTCTCATCGAAGCTGCTCGTAACGGACGTGACAAGGAGGTCGAGGAATACGCCCTTGTTTTCACGGAACACGCGAATAAACTCGTCGAG gTGGCAAATTTGGTTTGCAGCATGTCAGGAAACGAAGACGGTGTGAAAATGGTGCGTTACGCAGCGGCACAGATCGAGAATCTTTGTCCTCAGGTTATAAACGCTGCTCGTGTATTGGCAGCACGTCCGCGTTCAAAAGTAGCACAGGACAACATGGAAGTATTCCGTCAAGCTTGGGAAAACGAAGTGCGCGTGTTGACCGAAGCTGTCGATGATATAACAACGATCGACGATTTTCTCGCCGTCTCTGAGAATCATATCCTCGAGGATGTGAACAAGTGCGTACTCGCGCTTCAAGAAGGAGACGCTGATACTCTCGACCGAACTGCTGGTGCGATAAGAGGACGTTCAGCCCGAGTATGCAACGTCGTACAAGCCGAAATGGACAATTACGAACCGTGCATCTATACCAAGAGAGTTCTCGAAGCTGTCAAAGTTTTGCGCGATCAAGTTATGCCCAAATTCGCCCAGAGAGTGGAAGTTGCGGTTGATGCTTTAGGTAGCAATCCACCCAAAGATGTTGATGAAAATGACTTCATCGATGCTTCAAGACTCGTTTATGATGGCGTACGAGAGATAAGACGTGCTGTTCTTATGAACAGG GCGGACGAAGATCTCGATCCCGAGGACGTGGAGCTCGATGAGCACTATACTTTGGAAACACGGAGTAAATCGAGCGCTCAAACGGGTGAACACGGCGTGGACGAGTATCCCGAGATAAGTGGCATAACAACGGCGCGTGAAGCAATGCGAAAAATGCCAGAGGAGGATAAACAGAAGATTTTGCAGCAGGTTGAATTCTTTAggagtgaaaaattgaaattcgacaAAGAGGTGGCGAAATGGGATGACGCGGGCAACGATATAATCGTGCTTGCCAAGCACATGTGCATGATAATGATGGAAATGACGGATTTCACGCGTGGTCGAGGTCCCCTTAAAACTACGATGGACGTTATAACAGCCGCCAAAAAGATTTCTGAGGCTGGTACTAAACTGGATAAACTGACGAGACAAATAGCCGATCAGTGTCCCGAAAGCTcaacgaaaaaagatttaCTCGCTTATCTTCAACGCATCGCCCTTTATTGTCATCAAATGAACATCACAAGTAAAGTTAAGGCCGACGTCCAAAATATCAGCGGTGAGCTCATCGTTTCCGGTCTTGATAGCGCTACTTCCCTCATCCAGGCTGCCAAAAACTTGATGAATGCCGTTGTTCTCACGGTCAAAGCTTCATACGTAGCATCCACCAAATATCCGAGACAATCCACCGTCACC TAT TCACCGATCGTAGTCTGGAAAATGAAAGCTCCGGAAAAGAAGCCTCTGGTCCGCCCGGAACGACCGGAAGAAGTGCGAGCTAAAGTACGCAAGGGTTCACAGAAGAAAGTTCAGAATCCGATTCACGCTTTGTCCGAATTTCAGAGTCCAACGGAGAGTGTTTAA
- the alpha-Cat gene encoding catenin alpha isoform X3, which translates to MSDHFGPITLKWDPKNLEIRTMSVEKTLEPLVLQVTTLVNTKGPSKKKKGKSKRASALVGTVEKATANFIEKGEQIAYENPDITAEMLCAVEEVRKTGAAMSIAAREFSEDPCSSLKRGNMVRAARNLLSAVTRLLILADMVDVHLLLKSLYVVEDDLKKLKNASSQGELLENIKQFGRNATELMNQAAKRQQELKDPQLRDDLAAARAVLKKHSTMLFTASKVYVRHPELAAAKANRDYVLKQVCEAVNTMNDVAQGKTPSDGQHPYEGPGELAAALDDFDERMVMSPLAYNEVRTRPSLEERLESIISGAALMADSSCTRDERRERIVAECNAVRQALQDLLSEYMNNMGVKEQTDGLERAIDHMCRKTRDLRRQLRKAVVDHVSDSFLETSVPLLVLIEAARNGRDKEVEEYALVFTEHANKLVEVANLVCSMSGNEDGVKMVRYAAAQIENLCPQVINAARVLAARPRSKVAQDNMEVFRQAWENEVRVLTEAVDDITTIDDFLAVSENHILEDVNKCVLALQEGDADTLDRTAGAIRGRSARVCNVVQAEMDNYEPCIYTKRVLEAVKVLRDQVMPKFAQRVEVAVDALGSNPPKDVDENDFIDASRLVYDGVREIRRAVLMNRADEDLDPEDVELDEHYTLETRSKSSAQTGEHGVDEYPEISGITTAREAMRKMPEEDKQKILQQVEFFRSEKLKFDKEVAKWDDAGNDIIVLAKHMCMIMMEMTDFTRGRGPLKTTMDVITAAKKISEAGTKLDKLTRQIADQCPESSTKKDLLAYLQRIALYCHQMNITSKVKADVQNISGELIVSGLDSATSLIQAAKNLMNAVVLTVKASYVASTKYPRQSTVTYSPIVVWKMKAPEKKPLVRPERPEEVRAKVRKGSQKKVQNPIHALSEFQSPTESV; encoded by the exons ATGTCTGATCACTTTGGGCCTATAACCCTGAAATGGGATCcaaaaaatttagaaatcCGTACAATGTCGgttgaaaaaactttggaGCCTTTGGTGCTTCAAGTTACTACACTCGTCAATACCAAAGGCCCgagcaagaagaaaaaaggcaaaTCCAAAAGAGCTAGTGCTCTTGTTGGCACTGTTGAAAAAGCTACTGCtaactttattgaaaaaggtgAACAGATTGCTTATGAGAATCCTGACATAACTGCTGAAATGTTATGTGCCGTAGAAGAGGTCAGAAAAACGGGTGCTGCCATGAGTATCGCTGCCAg AGAATTTTCGGAGGATCCATGTTCTTCACTGAAGCGTGGTAACATGGTCAGAGCAGCAAGAAATTTATTGTCTGCGGTGACACGTTTGTTGATTCTGGCGGATATGGTGGACGTGCATTTGCTGTTGAAATCGCTTTATGTGGTGGAagatgatttgaaaaaattgaaaaatgcctCGTCGCAAGGTgaattattggagaatatCAAGCAGTTTGGTAGAAATGCAACGGAGCTTATGAATCAAGCAGCAAAGCGTCAACAAGAGTTGAAAGATCCACAACTGCGAGATGATTTGGCAGCTGCTCGCGCAGTCTTGAAAAAGCACTCTACAATGCTTTTCACCGCATCCAAAGTTTATGTACGTCATCCAGAATTGGCGGCTGCCAAAGCGAATCGCGATTAcgtattgaagcaagtttgcGAAGCTGTTAACACTATGAACGATGTGGCACAAGGGAAAACACCTTCCGATGGTCAACATCCTTACGAAGGTCCTGGTGAATTGGCTGCTGCTCTTGACGACTTTGACGAAAGAATGGTCATGTCGCCTCTTGCTTATAACGAGGTTCGAACGCGTCCGAGTCTGGAAGAAAGACTTGAGAGCATTATCAGCGGTGCTGCTCTCATGGCGGATTCTTCGTGCACTCGTGACGAAAGACGCGAACGCATCGTCGCCGAATGCAACGCCGTTAGACAAGCTCTTCAAGATTTGTTGAGCGAATACATGAATAAC ATGGGCGTCAAGGAACAAACCGATGGTTTGGAACGAGCTATAGATCACATGTGCCGAAAAACACGAGATTTGCGCAGGCAACTTCGTAAGGCCGTGGTCGATCACGTCTCGGACAGTTTTCTCGAAACCAGCGTACCACTGTTGGTTCTCATCGAAGCTGCTCGTAACGGACGTGACAAGGAGGTCGAGGAATACGCCCTTGTTTTCACGGAACACGCGAATAAACTCGTCGAG gTGGCAAATTTGGTTTGCAGCATGTCAGGAAACGAAGACGGTGTGAAAATGGTGCGTTACGCAGCGGCACAGATCGAGAATCTTTGTCCTCAGGTTATAAACGCTGCTCGTGTATTGGCAGCACGTCCGCGTTCAAAAGTAGCACAGGACAACATGGAAGTATTCCGTCAAGCTTGGGAAAACGAAGTGCGCGTGTTGACCGAAGCTGTCGATGATATAACAACGATCGACGATTTTCTCGCCGTCTCTGAGAATCATATCCTCGAGGATGTGAACAAGTGCGTACTCGCGCTTCAAGAAGGAGACGCTGATACTCTCGACCGAACTGCTGGTGCGATAAGAGGACGTTCAGCCCGAGTATGCAACGTCGTACAAGCCGAAATGGACAATTACGAACCGTGCATCTATACCAAGAGAGTTCTCGAAGCTGTCAAAGTTTTGCGCGATCAAGTTATGCCCAAATTCGCCCAGAGAGTGGAAGTTGCGGTTGATGCTTTAGGTAGCAATCCACCCAAAGATGTTGATGAAAATGACTTCATCGATGCTTCAAGACTCGTTTATGATGGCGTACGAGAGATAAGACGTGCTGTTCTTATGAACAGG GCGGACGAAGATCTCGATCCCGAGGACGTGGAGCTCGATGAGCACTATACTTTGGAAACACGGAGTAAATCGAGCGCTCAAACGGGTGAACACGGCGTGGACGAGTATCCCGAGATAAGTGGCATAACAACGGCGCGTGAAGCAATGCGAAAAATGCCAGAGGAGGATAAACAGAAGATTTTGCAGCAGGTTGAATTCTTTAggagtgaaaaattgaaattcgacaAAGAGGTGGCGAAATGGGATGACGCGGGCAACGATATAATCGTGCTTGCCAAGCACATGTGCATGATAATGATGGAAATGACGGATTTCACGCGTGGTCGAGGTCCCCTTAAAACTACGATGGACGTTATAACAGCCGCCAAAAAGATTTCTGAGGCTGGTACTAAACTGGATAAACTGACGAGACAAATAGCCGATCAGTGTCCCGAAAGCTcaacgaaaaaagatttaCTCGCTTATCTTCAACGCATCGCCCTTTATTGTCATCAAATGAACATCACAAGTAAAGTTAAGGCCGACGTCCAAAATATCAGCGGTGAGCTCATCGTTTCCGGTCTTGATAGCGCTACTTCCCTCATCCAGGCTGCCAAAAACTTGATGAATGCCGTTGTTCTCACGGTCAAAGCTTCATACGTAGCATCCACCAAATATCCGAGACAATCCACCGTCACC TAT TCACCGATCGTAGTCTGGAAAATGAAAGCTCCGGAAAAGAAGCCTCTGGTCCGCCCGGAACGACCGGAAGAAGTGCGAGCTAAAGTACGCAAGGGTTCACAGAAGAAAGTTCAGAATCCGATTCACGCTTTGTCCGAATTTCAGAGTCCAACGGAGAGTGTTTAA
- the alpha-Cat gene encoding catenin alpha isoform X4: protein MSDHFGPITLKWDPKNLEIRTMSVEKTLEPLVLQVTTLVNTKGPSKKKKGKSKRASALVGTVEKATANFIEKGEQIAYENPDITAEMLCAVEEVRKTGAAMSIAAREFSEDPCSSLKRGNMVRAARNLLSAVTRLLILADMVDVHLLLKSLYVVEDDLKKLKNASSQGELLENIKQFGRNATELMNQAAKRQQELKDPQLRDDLAAARAVLKKHSTMLFTASKVYVRHPELAAAKANRDYVLKQVCEAVNTMNDVAQGKTPSDGQHPYEGPGELAAALDDFDERMVMSPLAYNEVRTRPSLEERLESIISGAALMADSSCTRDERRERIVAECNAVRQALQDLLSEYMNNMGVKEQTDGLERAIDHMCRKTRDLRRQLRKAVVDHVSDSFLETSVPLLVLIEAARNGRDKEVEEYALVFTEHANKLVEVANLVCSMSGNEDGVKMVRYAAAQIENLCPQVINAARVLAARPRSKVAQDNMEVFRQAWENEVRVLTEAVDDITTIDDFLAVSENHILEDVNKCVLALQEGDADTLDRTAGAIRGRSARVCNVVQAEMDNYEPCIYTKRVLEAVKVLRDQVMPKFAQRVEVAVDALGSNPPKDVDENDFIDASRLVYDGVREIRRAVLMNRADEDLDPEDVELDEHYTLETRSKSSAQTGEHGVDEYPEISGITTAREAMRKMPEEDKQKILQQVEFFRSEKLKFDKEVAKWDDAGNDIIVLAKHMCMIMMEMTDFTRGRGPLKTTMDVITAAKKISEAGTKLDKLTRQIADQCPESSTKKDLLAYLQRIALYCHQMNITSKVKADVQNISGELIVSGLDSATSLIQAAKNLMNAVVLTVKASYVASTKYPRQSTVTSPIVVWKMKAPEKKPLVRPERPEEVRAKVRKGSQKKVQNPIHALSEFQSPTESV, encoded by the exons ATGTCTGATCACTTTGGGCCTATAACCCTGAAATGGGATCcaaaaaatttagaaatcCGTACAATGTCGgttgaaaaaactttggaGCCTTTGGTGCTTCAAGTTACTACACTCGTCAATACCAAAGGCCCgagcaagaagaaaaaaggcaaaTCCAAAAGAGCTAGTGCTCTTGTTGGCACTGTTGAAAAAGCTACTGCtaactttattgaaaaaggtgAACAGATTGCTTATGAGAATCCTGACATAACTGCTGAAATGTTATGTGCCGTAGAAGAGGTCAGAAAAACGGGTGCTGCCATGAGTATCGCTGCCAg AGAATTTTCGGAGGATCCATGTTCTTCACTGAAGCGTGGTAACATGGTCAGAGCAGCAAGAAATTTATTGTCTGCGGTGACACGTTTGTTGATTCTGGCGGATATGGTGGACGTGCATTTGCTGTTGAAATCGCTTTATGTGGTGGAagatgatttgaaaaaattgaaaaatgcctCGTCGCAAGGTgaattattggagaatatCAAGCAGTTTGGTAGAAATGCAACGGAGCTTATGAATCAAGCAGCAAAGCGTCAACAAGAGTTGAAAGATCCACAACTGCGAGATGATTTGGCAGCTGCTCGCGCAGTCTTGAAAAAGCACTCTACAATGCTTTTCACCGCATCCAAAGTTTATGTACGTCATCCAGAATTGGCGGCTGCCAAAGCGAATCGCGATTAcgtattgaagcaagtttgcGAAGCTGTTAACACTATGAACGATGTGGCACAAGGGAAAACACCTTCCGATGGTCAACATCCTTACGAAGGTCCTGGTGAATTGGCTGCTGCTCTTGACGACTTTGACGAAAGAATGGTCATGTCGCCTCTTGCTTATAACGAGGTTCGAACGCGTCCGAGTCTGGAAGAAAGACTTGAGAGCATTATCAGCGGTGCTGCTCTCATGGCGGATTCTTCGTGCACTCGTGACGAAAGACGCGAACGCATCGTCGCCGAATGCAACGCCGTTAGACAAGCTCTTCAAGATTTGTTGAGCGAATACATGAATAAC ATGGGCGTCAAGGAACAAACCGATGGTTTGGAACGAGCTATAGATCACATGTGCCGAAAAACACGAGATTTGCGCAGGCAACTTCGTAAGGCCGTGGTCGATCACGTCTCGGACAGTTTTCTCGAAACCAGCGTACCACTGTTGGTTCTCATCGAAGCTGCTCGTAACGGACGTGACAAGGAGGTCGAGGAATACGCCCTTGTTTTCACGGAACACGCGAATAAACTCGTCGAG gTGGCAAATTTGGTTTGCAGCATGTCAGGAAACGAAGACGGTGTGAAAATGGTGCGTTACGCAGCGGCACAGATCGAGAATCTTTGTCCTCAGGTTATAAACGCTGCTCGTGTATTGGCAGCACGTCCGCGTTCAAAAGTAGCACAGGACAACATGGAAGTATTCCGTCAAGCTTGGGAAAACGAAGTGCGCGTGTTGACCGAAGCTGTCGATGATATAACAACGATCGACGATTTTCTCGCCGTCTCTGAGAATCATATCCTCGAGGATGTGAACAAGTGCGTACTCGCGCTTCAAGAAGGAGACGCTGATACTCTCGACCGAACTGCTGGTGCGATAAGAGGACGTTCAGCCCGAGTATGCAACGTCGTACAAGCCGAAATGGACAATTACGAACCGTGCATCTATACCAAGAGAGTTCTCGAAGCTGTCAAAGTTTTGCGCGATCAAGTTATGCCCAAATTCGCCCAGAGAGTGGAAGTTGCGGTTGATGCTTTAGGTAGCAATCCACCCAAAGATGTTGATGAAAATGACTTCATCGATGCTTCAAGACTCGTTTATGATGGCGTACGAGAGATAAGACGTGCTGTTCTTATGAACAGG GCGGACGAAGATCTCGATCCCGAGGACGTGGAGCTCGATGAGCACTATACTTTGGAAACACGGAGTAAATCGAGCGCTCAAACGGGTGAACACGGCGTGGACGAGTATCCCGAGATAAGTGGCATAACAACGGCGCGTGAAGCAATGCGAAAAATGCCAGAGGAGGATAAACAGAAGATTTTGCAGCAGGTTGAATTCTTTAggagtgaaaaattgaaattcgacaAAGAGGTGGCGAAATGGGATGACGCGGGCAACGATATAATCGTGCTTGCCAAGCACATGTGCATGATAATGATGGAAATGACGGATTTCACGCGTGGTCGAGGTCCCCTTAAAACTACGATGGACGTTATAACAGCCGCCAAAAAGATTTCTGAGGCTGGTACTAAACTGGATAAACTGACGAGACAAATAGCCGATCAGTGTCCCGAAAGCTcaacgaaaaaagatttaCTCGCTTATCTTCAACGCATCGCCCTTTATTGTCATCAAATGAACATCACAAGTAAAGTTAAGGCCGACGTCCAAAATATCAGCGGTGAGCTCATCGTTTCCGGTCTTGATAGCGCTACTTCCCTCATCCAGGCTGCCAAAAACTTGATGAATGCCGTTGTTCTCACGGTCAAAGCTTCATACGTAGCATCCACCAAATATCCGAGACAATCCACCGTCACC TCACCGATCGTAGTCTGGAAAATGAAAGCTCCGGAAAAGAAGCCTCTGGTCCGCCCGGAACGACCGGAAGAAGTGCGAGCTAAAGTACGCAAGGGTTCACAGAAGAAAGTTCAGAATCCGATTCACGCTTTGTCCGAATTTCAGAGTCCAACGGAGAGTGTTTAA
- the alpha-Cat gene encoding catenin alpha isoform X2, with protein MSDHFGPITLKWDPKNLEIRTMSVEKTLEPLVLQVTTLVNTKGPSKKKKGKSKRASALVGTVEKATANFIEKGEQIAYENPDITAEMLCAVEEVRKTGAAMSIAAREFSEDPCSSLKRGNMVRAARNLLSAVTRLLILADMVDVHLLLKSLYVVEDDLKKLKNASSQGELLENIKQFGRNATELMNQAAKRQQELKDPQLRDDLAAARAVLKKHSTMLFTASKVYVRHPELAAAKANRDYVLKQVCEAVNTMNDVAQGKTPSDGQHPYEGPGELAAALDDFDERMVMSPLAYNEVRTRPSLEERLESIISGAALMADSSCTRDERRERIVAECNAVRQALQDLLSEYMNNLQLARGGKRMGVKEQTDGLERAIDHMCRKTRDLRRQLRKAVVDHVSDSFLETSVPLLVLIEAARNGRDKEVEEYALVFTEHANKLVEVANLVCSMSGNEDGVKMVRYAAAQIENLCPQVINAARVLAARPRSKVAQDNMEVFRQAWENEVRVLTEAVDDITTIDDFLAVSENHILEDVNKCVLALQEGDADTLDRTAGAIRGRSARVCNVVQAEMDNYEPCIYTKRVLEAVKVLRDQVMPKFAQRVEVAVDALGSNPPKDVDENDFIDASRLVYDGVREIRRAVLMNRADEDLDPEDVELDEHYTLETRSKSSAQTGEHGVDEYPEISGITTAREAMRKMPEEDKQKILQQVEFFRSEKLKFDKEVAKWDDAGNDIIVLAKHMCMIMMEMTDFTRGRGPLKTTMDVITAAKKISEAGTKLDKLTRQIADQCPESSTKKDLLAYLQRIALYCHQMNITSKVKADVQNISGELIVSGLDSATSLIQAAKNLMNAVVLTVKASYVASTKYPRQSTVTSPIVVWKMKAPEKKPLVRPERPEEVRAKVRKGSQKKVQNPIHALSEFQSPTESV; from the exons ATGTCTGATCACTTTGGGCCTATAACCCTGAAATGGGATCcaaaaaatttagaaatcCGTACAATGTCGgttgaaaaaactttggaGCCTTTGGTGCTTCAAGTTACTACACTCGTCAATACCAAAGGCCCgagcaagaagaaaaaaggcaaaTCCAAAAGAGCTAGTGCTCTTGTTGGCACTGTTGAAAAAGCTACTGCtaactttattgaaaaaggtgAACAGATTGCTTATGAGAATCCTGACATAACTGCTGAAATGTTATGTGCCGTAGAAGAGGTCAGAAAAACGGGTGCTGCCATGAGTATCGCTGCCAg AGAATTTTCGGAGGATCCATGTTCTTCACTGAAGCGTGGTAACATGGTCAGAGCAGCAAGAAATTTATTGTCTGCGGTGACACGTTTGTTGATTCTGGCGGATATGGTGGACGTGCATTTGCTGTTGAAATCGCTTTATGTGGTGGAagatgatttgaaaaaattgaaaaatgcctCGTCGCAAGGTgaattattggagaatatCAAGCAGTTTGGTAGAAATGCAACGGAGCTTATGAATCAAGCAGCAAAGCGTCAACAAGAGTTGAAAGATCCACAACTGCGAGATGATTTGGCAGCTGCTCGCGCAGTCTTGAAAAAGCACTCTACAATGCTTTTCACCGCATCCAAAGTTTATGTACGTCATCCAGAATTGGCGGCTGCCAAAGCGAATCGCGATTAcgtattgaagcaagtttgcGAAGCTGTTAACACTATGAACGATGTGGCACAAGGGAAAACACCTTCCGATGGTCAACATCCTTACGAAGGTCCTGGTGAATTGGCTGCTGCTCTTGACGACTTTGACGAAAGAATGGTCATGTCGCCTCTTGCTTATAACGAGGTTCGAACGCGTCCGAGTCTGGAAGAAAGACTTGAGAGCATTATCAGCGGTGCTGCTCTCATGGCGGATTCTTCGTGCACTCGTGACGAAAGACGCGAACGCATCGTCGCCGAATGCAACGCCGTTAGACAAGCTCTTCAAGATTTGTTGAGCGAATACATGAATAAC TTACAGCTCGCCCGGGGTGGGAAAAgg ATGGGCGTCAAGGAACAAACCGATGGTTTGGAACGAGCTATAGATCACATGTGCCGAAAAACACGAGATTTGCGCAGGCAACTTCGTAAGGCCGTGGTCGATCACGTCTCGGACAGTTTTCTCGAAACCAGCGTACCACTGTTGGTTCTCATCGAAGCTGCTCGTAACGGACGTGACAAGGAGGTCGAGGAATACGCCCTTGTTTTCACGGAACACGCGAATAAACTCGTCGAG gTGGCAAATTTGGTTTGCAGCATGTCAGGAAACGAAGACGGTGTGAAAATGGTGCGTTACGCAGCGGCACAGATCGAGAATCTTTGTCCTCAGGTTATAAACGCTGCTCGTGTATTGGCAGCACGTCCGCGTTCAAAAGTAGCACAGGACAACATGGAAGTATTCCGTCAAGCTTGGGAAAACGAAGTGCGCGTGTTGACCGAAGCTGTCGATGATATAACAACGATCGACGATTTTCTCGCCGTCTCTGAGAATCATATCCTCGAGGATGTGAACAAGTGCGTACTCGCGCTTCAAGAAGGAGACGCTGATACTCTCGACCGAACTGCTGGTGCGATAAGAGGACGTTCAGCCCGAGTATGCAACGTCGTACAAGCCGAAATGGACAATTACGAACCGTGCATCTATACCAAGAGAGTTCTCGAAGCTGTCAAAGTTTTGCGCGATCAAGTTATGCCCAAATTCGCCCAGAGAGTGGAAGTTGCGGTTGATGCTTTAGGTAGCAATCCACCCAAAGATGTTGATGAAAATGACTTCATCGATGCTTCAAGACTCGTTTATGATGGCGTACGAGAGATAAGACGTGCTGTTCTTATGAACAGG GCGGACGAAGATCTCGATCCCGAGGACGTGGAGCTCGATGAGCACTATACTTTGGAAACACGGAGTAAATCGAGCGCTCAAACGGGTGAACACGGCGTGGACGAGTATCCCGAGATAAGTGGCATAACAACGGCGCGTGAAGCAATGCGAAAAATGCCAGAGGAGGATAAACAGAAGATTTTGCAGCAGGTTGAATTCTTTAggagtgaaaaattgaaattcgacaAAGAGGTGGCGAAATGGGATGACGCGGGCAACGATATAATCGTGCTTGCCAAGCACATGTGCATGATAATGATGGAAATGACGGATTTCACGCGTGGTCGAGGTCCCCTTAAAACTACGATGGACGTTATAACAGCCGCCAAAAAGATTTCTGAGGCTGGTACTAAACTGGATAAACTGACGAGACAAATAGCCGATCAGTGTCCCGAAAGCTcaacgaaaaaagatttaCTCGCTTATCTTCAACGCATCGCCCTTTATTGTCATCAAATGAACATCACAAGTAAAGTTAAGGCCGACGTCCAAAATATCAGCGGTGAGCTCATCGTTTCCGGTCTTGATAGCGCTACTTCCCTCATCCAGGCTGCCAAAAACTTGATGAATGCCGTTGTTCTCACGGTCAAAGCTTCATACGTAGCATCCACCAAATATCCGAGACAATCCACCGTCACC TCACCGATCGTAGTCTGGAAAATGAAAGCTCCGGAAAAGAAGCCTCTGGTCCGCCCGGAACGACCGGAAGAAGTGCGAGCTAAAGTACGCAAGGGTTCACAGAAGAAAGTTCAGAATCCGATTCACGCTTTGTCCGAATTTCAGAGTCCAACGGAGAGTGTTTAA